The segment CTGATCAGATGAATTGGAATAGGTATGATTATTTGAATCTTTCGGTCACTGTCCCAGTTTTTTATCGAGGCAGACTAAGGAACGATACACAAGTAGCTAAGTTGAATTTAGAAAATGCCAACCTAGATCTTCAGCAAACGGAGCTTGATGTGACCAATACGATTCAGCAAGTTTATGTCAATTTGACCTCTGCTCAGGCAACTTACAAGGCAGCAGAAGACAACCTAGTCGCACTCAACCAGTCATTTGAATATGTAGAGACCAGGTATGAACATGGCAATACTGATTTCTATACTTACCTAGAAAGTCTCAACAATAAAAATCGCGCAGAGATCGAATTGGTCAATGCCAAGTACATGATCGTTTTCCGTCAAAAAATCCTAGACGTTTATAGAGGACAGTTATAAGACTACTAACAAGTTCTATTTTAAAACTTTCAACTTTCAACTTTCAACTTTTTCACCCAATAGCAATCACATTGATCTCAGGGATTTCCAGCCATTCGGCAGCTTTCATTTTTTGTCTTGAAATATAACCAATCCAATAGTTGCCATTTCTGCCAGCGTACTTTTCTACCACTTCATCAAAATCCGCTTCTTTGGGTTGTTGATCCGCAAACCTGACATAGATTTTCATCTGAAAATCCTCATGTAGCTGGAGCTGTTCCTTGGTTTTTCTTGATTTCTTGAATTCATAGCGGTAGCCATATCCCAGTGCAGAAATGTCAGATAGTACTGCCGATCCAGTGGGTTTGTCTCCAGCACCCTTTCCGTACAAGAATTGACTTTCTGAGAAGGCACTTTCCAAAATCACCGCATTGTATTCGTTTTTGGTCTGAGCGAGTATCGTTGACTTGTCAACAAATGTCGGCAAAACAGTCGCATCGATGTACTGTCCTACTTTTTTACCTTTGGCGATGAGTTTGATTTCATAATTATGCTTTTGTGCAAAATCAATATCAAAGGAGTTGATTTTGGTGATCCCAAGGGTGAAAAGCTCCGCAGGATTGGTAATCAATCCAAAAGCGTGATATAGCAATATGCAAAGCTTATATCGTGCATCGATTCCCTCCACATCCAGTGTAGGATCAGACTCCGCAAATCCCAAGTCCTAAGCTTCTTTCAATACCTGATCATAGGGAGCGCTCTCATTGATCATTTTGGTGAGAATGAAATTGGTCGATCCATTAAAAATCCCTTCAATAGAAGTCAACAAGTCATTGTCATAGTACTCTTCCAAGTTGCGAATGATCGGAATACTCGCGCAACAGGATCCTTCATACAAGAAAGAGACCCCCTTCTTTTTTTGCAAATCCAAAAGGAATTCTAGGTTCTCAGCGATCATCTTTTTGTTGGCGGACACGACGTGTTTGCCACGATTCATGGCTTCTGTGACGATTTCCAGTGCTGCGGCTGCATCATCGATAAGCTCGACAATCACATCAATCTCTTCGTTGTGGAGGAGCTCGTTTTTCTGATTGGTAAACAGACTTTTGTCCAAGCTTCTGGGTTTGGAGATGTCCTTGATACAAAATTTTACTATTTCTGCCTCGATAGAGTTGGATTGTTGCAATACGTGATACAAACCCTGTCCTACCACGCCAAATCCGAATATTCCTAATTTCATGTTATTTTACTTAAAAGCCTTTTATGATCACAAAATACTATTTGCTGAAGACCATCAAGATTGGGGTCGCGTCTGAAAAGGGTATAAAAAAATCCCTCCCAGACAAGCTAGAAGGGATGATGTATCTTTAGATCGAAGTGTCATTCCTCTTGCTTATCTCTTCCGATTGCTCGAAATTGGAATTAGCACCTTTCCGTCGAGCGGGGGTTGCTAAGGTTTCGCAGGGCCAAATCCCTCCACCTTTCTTGATAAGTCATCCATTAAAAATAGAACTGTCGCAAAGGTACAGCAGAGATTTTGTAGGAAGCAAGTTTTTGAAATAGTTTTCTAGTTTTCTGATTTGCAGGTTTTACTCATTTATTAATTTTTTTGTAAAATTTCAATACTCAATACTATTTCATAAACACAACCTTATTCCCATTGTTATCAAGTTCGAAGGCCTTGGTTTTGGCGAGTCCGATTTTGAATGAGAGTTCCTCGATTTGTGCCAGATCGCGATTCAGTGGCATGAATTCGGTGGTTTCGACAGATTGATGAGGCAGGTGAACCAGCTCTAGGATGATGCCGTCTTTTCGGAGCAGGTTTTGGAAGTGAATGTTGCTGTCATCTACAATCTCGATCTCTTCAAAACCCATGTGTGTGGTGTACCACTTCAGAGTATTGATATAATCCGAAGATTGAATGGTAAAGTACATCGGGTCTACCTGATACAGCCTGGATTGATTGGGTATATCAAAAAACTGTAGGAGGTTGCCATCAGGGTCTAAGGTGACATAGGACTTTAATCCCAAATTAATATCATCATGAATATCCTTGACGATGATTTGTTCATACTTCTGCAGATACATGTATAGGCTGTCAAACTGATTCGTCGCAAATCCCAGTTTGGTGATGCCATTGATGTATTTTTTTCCTTCCTTGAAATTGATCTGAGATTTTAGCAAGGTGCTGTTTCCTTGCTTGAGGATGAGTCGAAAATCGTCATTTTTCATTTTGACATATTTGTCAGGACGGTACTCTTCCACACTGAATTGGAGGAATTTTCTATACCAACTTGCTGAGGTTTTGAGATCTTTGACGATGATCGTAGCAGAACTAAACCGCAGTTCGTTGATGTTTTTTTGAGAAAAGACTGCCTCGGAGTGAAACATCATGGACAGACACACGATTAACAAAAGTAGGGTGCGGAGTTGCTGAGTTTGAGTCATTTTTATCGATGAGCTTTGAGTATCAAATGTAGCGATTATTGACGTTTATCGATTCGGTTTATGGCTGAGTAGAAAAAAATTATAGCTTAGAACCAACATCCTGTTAGAAACGTAGTAATTTTGCACTTATTTAAAGTGAGTCTAAATAATTCTTAGCGAATGAGCAACGACGATCAAATACTAGAGGAGTTCACCTCAAAAGAATACGAACATGGATGGTCTGTGGATCTGGAAGCCGATGAAGCACCAGCAGGATTGAGTGAAGACATTGTTCGTTTCATTTCGGCAAAAAAGAACGAACCAGAGTGGATGCTAGAGTGGCGTTTGAGTGCGTATGAGCGATGGACAAAGATGGAAGAACCAGATTGGTCTAATGTGAAGTACCCAAAAATCGACTACCAAGCCATCAAATATTACTCTGCGCCAAAACAGAAAAAGACAGTTGATAGTCTGGATGAGATAGATCCTGAGTTGATCGCAACTTTTGAGAAATTGGGGATTTCCCTCAACGAACAAAAGCGATTGACAGGTGTGGCGGTAGATGCTGTCATCGATTCTGTATCGGTAGCGACTACTTTCAAGGAAACATTGGGAGAGCGTGGGATTATTTTCTGTTCGTTTAGCGAGGCAGTAAGAAACCATCCTGAGTTGGTCAAGAAGCATCTAGGCTCGGTAGTACCTGTCTCTGATAACTACTTCTCAGCGTTGAACTCTGCCGTTTTTTCTGATGGGTCATTCTGTTACATTCCTAAAGGCGTGAGATGTCCTATGGAGTTGTCAACCTATTTCCGAATCAATGCAGCCAATACTGGACAGTTTGAAAGAACCTTGATCGTCGCAGACGAAGGGTCCTATGTGAGTTACCTAGAGGGATGTACTGCGCCACAGCGTGATGAGAATCAGTTGCATGCTGCCGTGGTAGAAATTATCGCTCAGAAGGACGCTGAGGTGAAATATTCAACCGTACAGAATTGGTATCCAGGTGATAAAAATGGAAAAGGCGGTATTTACAATTTCGTAACCAAGCGTGGGATTTGTGCGGGCGACCGTTCTAAGATTTCTTGGACTCAGGTAGAAACAGGTTCGGCTGTGACATGGAAGTACCCATCTTGTATCTTGAAAGGAGATTATTCTGTAGGAGAGTTTTACTCAGTGGCAGTGACCAACAATCATCAGCAAGCAGATACTGGCACCAAAATGATTCATATTGGCAAGCACACCAAGTCTAGAATCGTGTCCAAAGGTATCTCAGCGGGACATTCTCAAAATTCATACAGAGGACAAGTTCAGGTGATGAAGCGCGCAGAGAAGGCAAGAAACTTCTCTCAGTGTGACTCACTGTTGATTGGGAATCAGTGCGGAGCGCACACTTTTCCATACATAGATATCGAAAATTCAACAGCACAGGTCGAGCACGAAGCGACAACTTCTAAGATCGGTGAAGACCAGATATTCTACTGTACCCAGCGAGGAATCGATGAGGAAAATGCAGTGGCATTGATTGTCAACGGATATGCCAAAGAAGTACTCAACAAGCTGCCGATGGAATTTGCCGTGGAGGCACAAAAACTGTTGGCATTGACGCTTGAGGGATCTGTGGGATAAAATTGATTGGAAATTTGAGATTAGAAATTGGCTACTTTTTCAAAATTTGAAGATTTGGAAGTATGGCAAAAGGCTAGGAAGTTTAATCAAGACCTTGCTGTAGTAATTTCAGACATTCAATTAAATAAGGATTTCAGTCTTTCTGATCAGATCAATCGTTCAGCAGGTTCTTGTATGGACAACATTGCTGAGGGTTTTGAACGAGAAGGAAATAGAGAATTTTCTCAGATGCTATCCATAGCAAAGCTTCTATAGGAGAGACAAGATCTCAATTGTACAGAGCTTTTGATCGAAAATATATTACCGAAGAAGTTTTTGAGAAACTGAAATCGGATTGTGAAGAGTTGAGTAAAAATATATCTGGGTTTATGAAATATCTCAGAAATTCAGAATTTAAAGGGAACAAGTTTAAATACTAATCTCAATTTCGAATTTAAAATATCAAATATCGAATGTTAAGCATAAAGAATTTACAAGCTAGAGTAGAGGAGAAGGAAATCCTAAAGGGGATCAACTTAGAAGTGAAGCCAGGTGAGGTACACGCCATCATGGGACCCAATGGTTCTGGCAAGAGTACTTTGGCCAATGTTTTGGCAGGTAGAGAAGATTACGAAGTGACTGGTGGATCGGTAGAGTACATGGGACAAGACCTTTTGGAACTTGCTACAGAAGAAAGAGCGAGAGAAGGCATCTTCTTGGCGTTTCAGTATCCTGTAGAAATCCCTGGCGTGACGACTACCAACTTCATGAAGACTGCATTGAATCAAATCAGAGAACACAAAGGATTAGAGCCTTTGGATGCAGTGGCGTTCTTGAAGAGAATGAAGGAGAAAATGAAGCTAGTAGAAATCGATCAGTCTCTATTGAGTAGATCGCTCAACGAAGGTTTCTCTGGTGGAGAGAAGAAAAGAAACGAAATCTTCCAAATGGCGATGTTGGAGCCTAAGTTGGCGCTCTTGGATGAGACCGATTCAGGGTTGGATATCGACGCGTTGAGAATAGTTGCCAATGGTGTCAATGCCCTCAAAACAAAGGACAATGCCACCATCGTCGTGACTCACTACCAGAGATTGTTGGATTACATCGTGCCTGATTTTGTACATGTATTGTACAAAGGACGTATCGTAAAGTCTGGCACCAAAGAATTGGCGATGGAGCTGGAAGAAAGAGGTTACGATTGGATAATCAAAGATTTAGAAGAAGCAGAAGCATAAAATCAGATGAGTACAGAAAAAATATTTGGTCAGGAACTAGTTGATCAGGCAGAGCAGTACCTATCTAATTTGAATGGAAATGCGATTGCTCATTTGAAAGACAATAGAACCAAAGGATTGGCCTATTTGAAATCAAATGGATTCCCAGGCCCAAAGGCCGAAGAATACAAATTCACGAGACTGACAAAGGCTATTTCGGGCAAGTTTGATTTTGCATCCGTGACCAAAAACACCAAATTGCCTCTTGACAAAATGGAAGACATCAAGAAAAAGCACGCAGGTGCTAACATCTTGTTTTTCATCAATGGTGTTTACAATCAGGAGCATTCTGAGATCGTATCCAAAGCAGAAGAATTGAGAATCGACTCTCTAGCTGATAGAGCAGATGCTCACGAATTGATAGCTGAGAATGAAGACGCATTTCAAGCACAAAACAACGTCTATGTCAACAGCGGTGTAGTTGTGGAGGTGCCAGAAAACAAGAAGATTGCTCAGCCTGTCATGTGCTACTATATATCAGTAGACAATGGCGGAAATTTCGGCTTTGTCAAGAATATTTATTTGGCCAATGAAGGCAGTCAAGCTGATTTCGTTCATTTCCATCTATCTGATGGTTCTGTGACTTCATTTATCAACGAGACCAAGAATTATTTGATTAAGGCCAATGCCCATATCAAAGTTTATAAAATACAAGAAGAATCGAACCAATCAGTGTACGTAGGCAATACACACGTCTATCAGGAGAGATATAGTGTGTTTTCTTCTTTCGTATTCACTTTTGATGGAGAAATGGTGAGAAACAACCTCACGATCAAAGTGGACGGAGAGGGTTGCGAGAGCAATATGTATGGTTTGTACCTCGCGAAGGGCAAGACACACATCGACAACCATACGACTGTAGATCATATCCAGCCCAACTGCAACAGCAA is part of the Reichenbachiella agarivorans genome and harbors:
- a CDS encoding VOC family protein, coding for MTQTQQLRTLLLLIVCLSMMFHSEAVFSQKNINELRFSSATIIVKDLKTSASWYRKFLQFSVEEYRPDKYVKMKNDDFRLILKQGNSTLLKSQINFKEGKKYINGITKLGFATNQFDSLYMYLQKYEQIIVKDIHDDINLGLKSYVTLDPDGNLLQFFDIPNQSRLYQVDPMYFTIQSSDYINTLKWYTTHMGFEEIEIVDDSNIHFQNLLRKDGIILELVHLPHQSVETTEFMPLNRDLAQIEELSFKIGLAKTKAFELDNNGNKVVFMK
- the sufB gene encoding Fe-S cluster assembly protein SufB, with translation MSNDDQILEEFTSKEYEHGWSVDLEADEAPAGLSEDIVRFISAKKNEPEWMLEWRLSAYERWTKMEEPDWSNVKYPKIDYQAIKYYSAPKQKKTVDSLDEIDPELIATFEKLGISLNEQKRLTGVAVDAVIDSVSVATTFKETLGERGIIFCSFSEAVRNHPELVKKHLGSVVPVSDNYFSALNSAVFSDGSFCYIPKGVRCPMELSTYFRINAANTGQFERTLIVADEGSYVSYLEGCTAPQRDENQLHAAVVEIIAQKDAEVKYSTVQNWYPGDKNGKGGIYNFVTKRGICAGDRSKISWTQVETGSAVTWKYPSCILKGDYSVGEFYSVAVTNNHQQADTGTKMIHIGKHTKSRIVSKGISAGHSQNSYRGQVQVMKRAEKARNFSQCDSLLIGNQCGAHTFPYIDIENSTAQVEHEATTSKIGEDQIFYCTQRGIDEENAVALIVNGYAKEVLNKLPMEFAVEAQKLLALTLEGSVG
- the sufC gene encoding Fe-S cluster assembly ATPase SufC — encoded protein: MLSIKNLQARVEEKEILKGINLEVKPGEVHAIMGPNGSGKSTLANVLAGREDYEVTGGSVEYMGQDLLELATEERAREGIFLAFQYPVEIPGVTTTNFMKTALNQIREHKGLEPLDAVAFLKRMKEKMKLVEIDQSLLSRSLNEGFSGGEKKRNEIFQMAMLEPKLALLDETDSGLDIDALRIVANGVNALKTKDNATIVVTHYQRLLDYIVPDFVHVLYKGRIVKSGTKELAMELEERGYDWIIKDLEEAEA
- the sufD gene encoding Fe-S cluster assembly protein SufD, with translation MSTEKIFGQELVDQAEQYLSNLNGNAIAHLKDNRTKGLAYLKSNGFPGPKAEEYKFTRLTKAISGKFDFASVTKNTKLPLDKMEDIKKKHAGANILFFINGVYNQEHSEIVSKAEELRIDSLADRADAHELIAENEDAFQAQNNVYVNSGVVVEVPENKKIAQPVMCYYISVDNGGNFGFVKNIYLANEGSQADFVHFHLSDGSVTSFINETKNYLIKANAHIKVYKIQEESNQSVYVGNTHVYQERYSVFSSFVFTFDGEMVRNNLTIKVDGEGCESNMYGLYLAKGKTHIDNHTTVDHIQPNCNSNELYKGIIDDQARGVFNGKIYVRQAAQKTNAFQSNGNILLSDTATINTKPQLEIWADDVKCSHGCTTGQLDEEAIFYLRARGIDKAKAKSMILLANAAEVIEHINLGWLKMEITDKVMDRLHVD